A region of the Bremerella sp. JC817 genome:
CATGGTCTTCCAACCGCACGACCTGGCTGGCCCGGATTCTGCCGCAGATCGAACAAGTCGCTTTGCATGCCCAGGTGAACTACACCAACAACAGCTACGACACCTCGAACCCAGATATCGCCAAGATCGAAATCGCCGCGTATCGCTGCCCGAGCAGCGCCGACGATCCAAGGACGACCACAACCAAAGAAACGGCACCAACCGACTACGCTGCGTGCGTGGGGCATGCCTGGAACGTGGGTGGCAATGATATCAATAACCAAGGTTGGGGAGCCGTGATCGGGCCTCAGAAAGGGAAGGGGATCATGGCAGCCAACGGCGATATGCGATTCGCCGATGTCACCGACGGCCTTTCCAACACGATGGCAATCGCCGAGATCTTGCACGGCAAGTGGTACTCGAACAACTCGACACGGCCGTCATGCATCTCGGGAACGCTGACCGAAGCGACCGACGAGCGCAACGGCGACTCGTGGTTGATCAGCAAGTACATTGACGTCTTCTTCAACACCCAGTACACGCCGAATCCGTTCAGCCCTGACTGCCAATACCAGGGCTTGTGGTTCAATGTTGCTGCCCGCAGTCAGCATCCCGGCGGCGTCCAGACGGCACTCGGAGATGGTTCGGTTCGCTTCATTGCCGAGACCATCGACTTGAGCACGTGGCGTAACCTAAGCAACCGCGACGACGGCAACGTGCTGGGTCAGCTCTAATCCCACGGTAGTTGTTGGCTGGGCGCGCAGAGTACGTCCAGTCGGTGATTCAAGCGTGCCGGCAGCGCGCAAAAAAAACGCCGCGACTTGCATCGCGGCGTTTTTTTAAGCTCGGATTGTGGTAACCCTCAAGGTATTGGTCGTTAAACCAATTCCTTCTTTGCACCGATCAAGGTTCGTAGTCGTTCAGCCAGCAGAGCCGCGTCAAACGGCTTCTTGAACGTCTCATTAATCGTGGAGCGATCGAAGCTCATAGAGCTTCCATCATCGGGCAACAAGGCGATCAGAATCGTTTCCGCGAAGTCCGGATTCCGACGCAGATTCTGGCAAATCTGCAATGCCTCGATACGTCCGATCGAGAAATCCACGATAATGCAGTCCGGGTGAAAACCTTCGGCTTGAATTCCCGCCTCAAAACCACTCGCGGCCACGCAGACCTTGAATGCTTTTTCGAGCGGAAGTTCGCGACGTAGATTTTCCACCAATACCTGGTCCTGAGCAACGATCAGCACCTTGGCCATGGCTTCGTCTTCCAAGTCGCCAAGGGGCATTCCGTGTTCTTTCAGGAACTTAATCAAATATTCCCGCGGGATGCGTCGGTCCTGGGATCCAGGAATACGATACCCCTTAAGGCGGCCCGAATCGAACCACTTACTGACAGTGCGGGGGGCCACTTTGCAGATCTTTGCGACCTGTCCTGTTGTGAAGACCTTCATCACAGGCTCTCCATTACTCTTTCGTTGAGTTGACCTCCACTGTGCTTCCGGTTCTGACGGAAACACGAAAATCGCCCCTCATCTCCGACTTGGACTCCTCTGGCGATCCCTCGCTCACGGCTATGGGAGAGTCGTCTATCGTCAATGTCTGGGTCAGGGCGCTACAAACGCTGCTTCTCTTGTGGCTCGTACTCAGATCCTTCTGAACCGCGCCGTTCAAGCGGAAACCGGATCCACTACTCACGACTTAGTTCACAAGGAGCGTTCCGAAGAACAAACCTCATTCACCTCTCTCGCAGCGGTTCGGCGATGCGGTGACCAATGGGAGAATCCCAAACAGAACAACTGACGCAGGAGCGAGGTCACGCTCTGATGCGCAAGCTTCAGCTTGTTATAGATTCCCCCCTTGGCCGGCTGACTACCCACGCCAATTGCAACAAGTGCTGCAATCGGGAAGTGTGTAACAGGCCTTCCGAAGGTTAATTTCGAAGTTTCGGGGGTACTTTCTTTAGCATCTTTCCGATCTGTTTGGTGCGATCTTCAAATTCGCCACCAACGTCACGGCCAGATCGTGCAGATTGTTCCGGTTTTAACGGTATGTTCTGCCGCTAGCGGATTGTCCGTGCGCAAGGAATTATTTGCGGACGCCGATCAAAAGGCCACTGCCGGTTGTTGGTTTCGTACCACGGCAAGCCGAACCGTTGGCACCGCGAAAACCGGCGACTTTGCCTGGACAGTTGCTTCCGATGACCAGAAGCCAGATCGTTCTCAGGCAGGCATGACACTCATACGCCCGGCCTTACCATGCGGTTCGACATCTTTGGTAAGGCTGCATATAGATCGAGCTAGCAGCGGTTGGTATCGTGGGTGGCATGAACACCGATGAAGAACCAGAAAAAATTGCCGACGAGCCTGCTCCCGTTCAGCCCACCGCCTACCTGGTAACGGTGTCGCTCGCATTGATTGCTGTTCTGGCCTTACAGATCGGCTACTGTGCCCGGTTGGTTGTCGAGTTTCCGGTGTTGATCGGCATCGCCGGCTTCATCGTCTTGATCGCTGTGGGACTGCTGGTGGCGCAGTACCTGGCGACGTTTAGGCATTCGTCCATCGCCACCCTTGTCGCCATCGTTCTGGCACCCCTGCTGATAATTCATGGCCTTCCTTTGCTCATCTATCCGTTTACCCGCCAGTTCGCTGCGGCCTCCTTTTCTGTAATGGCGATCTTACAGTTGCTGGCTACCGGCCTGGCAATCATTTCATTGATGGTGAATGCCAACTGGCTTTCCATTCTGTCGAAGGCACGCAAAGCGGGCGAACCTATCGGCCGAGTCAATGCGTTCACGCTGTACGAACTGCTGGGAATCACCGCCGTGCTGGCGCTAGTGGCATTTCCATTCGGCGGGGTCGGCAGCACCGTGCCGGGTCAATTGCCCGTTCAAGGGAGTGGGCTTTCGAAGAGCGAGGTTCCCTTCGACACACCCATCGGGGCGACACAGATCCACTTCCTGAAACTTCCCAGCGGAGAGGTCGTTGCCGAGTGGATCGCCCACCCAGAAGACAACGAGCAATGGGTGACGCAAATCGAACTCGATTCAAAGGCCCGCGATTTCGACTACCAGCAGGCAGCCCCCGCCAGTTCGGTTTCGCCGGTACCAGAGTCATACGATCCCCAATCCATTCTGCAAGACCGAAACCTACACGGTGCCAACGTCGTGCGTTGGACGCTGGATGGCTATCGCCACGAAGTGCAGTGGGTCCCGGACGATCCAGAGCAGCGGACCTACTATCATCGGGAAGCGATCGATTGACCAAATCCGCGACCGGTAAGCTTTCGCTTGCTAAGCTGGCGGCATGCAATCTCCACGGCCCAACGTTCTCGAAATCGCTTTTGCGATCGGCACCATTCTTGGTTCGCTCTGGGTCGCAGGGGTCATGCTGGGCGCGACCTACTCGAGCGGACATTTGATTCACAATCGTCTCGAGTTAGCCACGCTCGTCCTTTGCAGCATTGTTGGGCCAGGCATGCTGGCTTGGCAGCAATATCGCTCGACTTTCCGCCAAAAAACCTCTGCCGCCCGCTTCTGCATGATCATGTCAGCACTGCTGACGATCATCAGCCTTGCTACAAGTTGCATCGGGCCATTCGGTATATTGATCGTCAATATTGCCCACTTTTTAGTGTTCGAGCACGACTCTCGCGTCGCTGAAGGTGCGATTCTAGTTCTCGTGCTACTTGCCTTCGTCTGCGATATCACCTGGTTCGTATTGAATGCACAATGGTGGCAAAGCCTGAAAGCACGTGATGCAGCCGCCGATGCTAAAATCGGTCCGGCGTTCACGATCGTCGACGCGATCGCTTTGTTCGCCGGGATCTTGGTTGCACTGGCATTCGCGATCCAAAGAGTTCAATTGCAGGTGTCATGAACGAAACCCAGCCCATCGCTCCCATTCCCTCGGCACCGAGACCTGGCTTCGTTCAGGTATCGGCCGCGCTGATAACCATCGGCGCGGCGGCGGCTACGATCGGTATCATGCTGCCAGGGCTGATCTATTGGGAGGTCTGCTTTACGGCGGGCTCGGTGCTATTCGTTCCGCCTGCCTTGTACTTCCTTTATCAACAATACCGCTCGACCTTTCGCCATGACTCTAGCGCAGCCGCGAGGATTCTGGCGATGTGCGTCGCCGCCGCTTGTCTGGTGCTGGTGGTCACGCAGACGCTTGGCTTTGCGGAACTGAGATCAAGCCAATCGCCGCTTATGGTTGTGGCCGTAGTGCTCGCGATCGATCTTACCGTGCTGGTGGTGATTGTTTCGCATTGGCGTTGGTACCACCAGCTTCGAGCCGCAAACGCGGAAGGGTATTGGCCGGCCGCTTCGGGAAGCTTCAGCTTGAAAGAACTTCTACTGGCGTTTGGCGTGCTGGCCGTCGTGCTGGGGATCGGTATCCCACTGACCAAGCCGAACGAGGGAATCCGAGTCAATCCGCAGCAAACGCCCCTGGGGCTGCCCTCTGGTGCCCGGGAGGTGACGTATCGGCGAACTTCGTACACGATTCGATATCAATGCCACCTCGATGAAGCGTCGTTCCTTGCCTGGCAGGCCAAACGCGACGACTGGGAATTCGAGCCCATCTCGCAAGCATCGCTTAAGATTCTCTCGGAAGACCCGGCCACGCCGCTGGCGCTGGTCCCGCACATCGTCCAGAGCGGCTGGGTATACCATTGGCATGTCGAAGACCAAGGCCTTACCATCACCTACGACCGCGACGAGGAACGGCTGTTTTATTATTCTCATAGCCGGTAGGGGTTCGCCGCGGAATCGTTTGCCCGCCGAGCCCAGGGAATTGATTTCCAGGGGCCGCTTCAGTACAACGATGCCATTCCTCTTTTCGCGAGGCTAACGATGACCTGGCCGCAATTCCACGTCAAAATGGTTGGCAATTGGATTCGCCAAGCACTGCTTCTGGGCATGCTTGTACTTTTGGGTTGTGGAGAAAGTGGTATGTCGCAGCAAGATCCGATGGAAGAGTTTGTGCTCAGCACGCAAAGCCAGACGAAGGCTCGTGCCGAAGCGGTCTTGTCTCTGCAAGGGAGCGAGGATGTCAGCCATCTGCTCCAGCCGATCGATCTGCCGGATCTGGAAAGCAACCAGAGTGAAGAGGCCGAGTACGCTCCGAACCCAGCCGTCGAATGGGTCATCGAAATCGAGTTCACCGAGCTCGAGCAGATCTCGGTTGCCCAATTGAAGGAAATCTTCGACGGAACGTTCGACCAAGGAGAAGGACGTCCCACAATCTTCGGCAAAGATGCCCAGACCAATCAATGGACCTACGCAATTGCCGCCGACGGGCCTGAATCGGTCACGGCGGTTCAACTTGCCTGGGATTATTTCCAGGCCTGGAAAGGGCCCGAGTCGATCTGTAATGAACTCGGCTTCCAGAAACGCCTGGACGCGACCAGCGCAGTCTTGCAGGAA
Encoded here:
- a CDS encoding cell division protein ZipA C-terminal FtsZ-binding domain-containing protein, giving the protein MTWPQFHVKMVGNWIRQALLLGMLVLLGCGESGMSQQDPMEEFVLSTQSQTKARAEAVLSLQGSEDVSHLLQPIDLPDLESNQSEEAEYAPNPAVEWVIEIEFTELEQISVAQLKEIFDGTFDQGEGRPTIFGKDAQTNQWTYAIAADGPESVTAVQLAWDYFQAWKGPESICNELGFQKRLDATSAVLQEHSIAANITPSRLPKEAFARTEELAVLPEDYDKYFIIQLQAPEGTVFEGRDIWDVMHCLGLIWGDMDCFHWDNPSGIGDDYFFSVESTTPPGFFLPEQIAAGELQTEDLIFLFSIPRSAAPLEVISRMDKAAHYAQKRLGGTIHYQVGEDRMSLENATNEVRQMADILTENGFQPGSDSALQLF
- a CDS encoding DUF1559 domain-containing protein; translation: MSTRTKSRPGFTLVELLVVIAIIGVLIALLLPAVQQAREAARRMQCANNLKQMALAMHTYHDSFGRFPIGALIVDDGSPWSSNRTTWLARILPQIEQVALHAQVNYTNNSYDTSNPDIAKIEIAAYRCPSSADDPRTTTTKETAPTDYAACVGHAWNVGGNDINNQGWGAVIGPQKGKGIMAANGDMRFADVTDGLSNTMAIAEILHGKWYSNNSTRPSCISGTLTEATDERNGDSWLISKYIDVFFNTQYTPNPFSPDCQYQGLWFNVAARSQHPGGVQTALGDGSVRFIAETIDLSTWRNLSNRDDGNVLGQL
- a CDS encoding helix-turn-helix domain-containing protein, with the translated sequence MKVFTTGQVAKICKVAPRTVSKWFDSGRLKGYRIPGSQDRRIPREYLIKFLKEHGMPLGDLEDEAMAKVLIVAQDQVLVENLRRELPLEKAFKVCVAASGFEAGIQAEGFHPDCIIVDFSIGRIEALQICQNLRRNPDFAETILIALLPDDGSSMSFDRSTINETFKKPFDAALLAERLRTLIGAKKELV